One genomic region from Dehalococcoidia bacterium encodes:
- the galK gene encoding galactokinase, giving the protein MVDVVEFVKRFGREPTHGATARGRVNLIGEHTDYNGGFVLPAQIPLATRVQLAPRPDREVHICSAALPADGVRHYTVGVERRGRGWLDYVQGVTATLGAAGFALGGFDATITSDLPVGAGLASSAALVIALLRALRADFGLALDDVQLAIAGQRAESEFVGARVGIMDQLVASIGVEGTACFIDTRGPLYRNVPLPPDAALAVIDSGLRHQHASGDYNARRSECEQAAALLGVAQLRDLNTADLPRLLALPEPLRRRARHVISENARVLEAVAAIEAGDLARLGALFDASHASQRDDYDVSLPAIDRLVTLARAQPGVYGARLTGGGWGGAVLVLARAGAARPAAERAVARLAGEGGPAATVLLPFG; this is encoded by the coding sequence GTGGTGGACGTTGTCGAGTTCGTCAAGCGCTTCGGACGTGAGCCAACGCACGGCGCCACGGCCCGCGGCCGCGTCAACCTGATCGGCGAGCACACCGACTACAACGGTGGCTTCGTGCTGCCCGCCCAGATCCCGCTGGCCACGCGCGTACAGCTCGCGCCGCGCCCGGACCGCGAGGTTCACATCTGCAGCGCAGCGCTGCCGGCAGACGGCGTGCGGCACTATACCGTCGGCGTCGAGCGACGCGGCCGCGGCTGGCTCGATTATGTGCAAGGGGTTACGGCGACGCTGGGCGCGGCCGGGTTCGCGCTCGGCGGCTTCGATGCGACGATCACATCGGATCTGCCTGTTGGCGCGGGGCTTGCGTCCAGCGCCGCACTTGTAATTGCGCTGCTGCGGGCGCTGCGCGCGGACTTCGGCCTGGCGCTCGACGATGTACAGCTCGCGATCGCCGGCCAGCGCGCGGAGAGCGAGTTCGTGGGCGCACGCGTCGGCATCATGGACCAGCTTGTGGCAAGCATCGGCGTTGAGGGGACGGCGTGCTTCATCGATACGCGTGGCCCGCTGTACCGCAACGTGCCGCTGCCGCCGGATGCCGCGCTGGCCGTGATCGACTCCGGCCTGCGGCACCAGCACGCGAGCGGTGACTACAATGCGCGCCGCAGCGAGTGCGAGCAGGCGGCGGCGTTGCTGGGCGTGGCGCAGTTGCGCGACCTGAACACCGCCGATCTGCCCCGGCTGCTGGCGTTGCCCGAGCCGCTGCGCCGTCGCGCCCGCCACGTGATCAGCGAAAACGCCCGCGTGCTGGAGGCCGTGGCCGCGATCGAGGCCGGCGACCTGGCCCGGCTCGGCGCGTTGTTCGACGCCTCCCACGCCTCGCAGCGCGACGACTACGACGTCTCGTTGCCGGCGATCGACCGCCTCGTGACGCTGGCCCGCGCCCAGCCCGGCGTCTACGGCGCGCGGCTCACCGGCGGCGGCTGGGGCGGCGCCGTGCTCGTGCTGGCGCGAGCCGGCGCGGCGCGACCCGCCGCCGAACGAGCCGTTGCCCGCCTCGCGGGCGAAGGCGGTCCCGCCGCGACGGTGCTGCTGCCGTTCGGCTGA